The following are encoded in a window of Helicobacter jaachi genomic DNA:
- a CDS encoding Opr family porin, which yields MKKLLVMIACVLCLSEVANALDLARLLLTGRPSGHMGMYYQGMTGGAPSFVDANVSLAYETQRFQGIGLGGSMWAATKLYQAHGGDFAKVKDGFVFTELYASFLNPNRISVYAGRFKTDSEWIKHFTQGASVTYEDIENLKVDFIWANKNAYVTNYRMDNFQNPYGSVGAIYLGATITLPESPLQITPYMYVAPDDFTSFGAKVLVAVPAGSFTLFGKMHFLSFVSRNDRVIDYSSTNGDGGFVWLEGGGKWQGLSAGGGVLSVAENGARGIDSFGQSSHFERREGLFYNNATTLYGFLEYDLKQYVQLDAAIRHTTVTNKNIFNWEVGLVSQPQHNIKLGVKVIGMINNADFTLDNSIFANDGRNYLMTRLFGQVNF from the coding sequence ATGAAAAAGCTATTAGTGATGATTGCTTGTGTGCTTTGTTTGAGCGAGGTGGCAAATGCGCTTGATTTAGCGCGTTTGCTTTTAACAGGGCGTCCTAGTGGGCATATGGGTATGTATTATCAAGGTATGACGGGCGGTGCGCCGAGCTTTGTAGATGCCAATGTCTCCTTAGCCTATGAGACACAACGCTTTCAAGGTATAGGGCTTGGCGGCTCTATGTGGGCTGCTACAAAGCTCTATCAGGCTCATGGAGGGGATTTTGCTAAAGTCAAAGATGGCTTTGTTTTTACAGAATTGTATGCGAGCTTTCTTAATCCTAATCGTATAAGCGTGTATGCAGGGCGATTTAAAACCGATAGCGAGTGGATTAAGCATTTCACACAAGGTGCGTCGGTTACTTATGAGGATATTGAAAATCTAAAAGTTGATTTTATATGGGCAAATAAAAATGCTTATGTAACCAATTATCGTATGGATAATTTTCAAAATCCCTATGGCAGCGTGGGCGCTATTTATCTTGGCGCGACTATCACACTGCCTGAATCTCCCCTGCAAATTACACCTTATATGTATGTAGCCCCTGATGATTTTACCTCATTTGGTGCAAAGGTGCTTGTGGCTGTGCCGGCTGGGAGCTTTACGCTCTTTGGCAAAATGCACTTTTTATCTTTTGTAAGCCGCAATGATAGGGTGATTGATTATTCAAGCACTAATGGCGATGGCGGCTTTGTGTGGCTTGAGGGTGGTGGAAAGTGGCAAGGCTTAAGCGCTGGAGGTGGGGTTCTCTCTGTGGCTGAAAATGGCGCTAGGGGCATTGACTCATTTGGTCAAAGCAGCCATTTTGAGCGGCGTGAGGGGTTGTTTTATAATAATGCCACAACACTTTATGGCTTTTTAGAATATGATTTAAAGCAATATGTGCAGCTTGATGCGGCTATTAGGCATACGACTGTAACGAATAAAAATATTTTTAACTGGGAGGTGGGCTTAGTCTCACAGCCTCAACATAATATTAAATTAGGTGTGAAAGTTATAGGAATGATAAATAATGCCGATTTTACCCTTGATAATTCCATTTTTGCTAATGACGGCAGGAATTATCTTATGACTCGTCTTTTTGGGCAAGTCAATTTTTAG
- a CDS encoding FAD-binding protein, protein MSVDLGQYDVAIIGLGVAGSNLAALLEPHLKVIAIDKKDMQGDCFDRGFHKPCGGLLSQGAQKAFAMQGLNLPKSVLVSPQIFAINTIDFGYPYASYIQKCYVNMERHRFDLWLKSRIKAHISVFHRASFKAIKQNEQGLYEVHFTQRQNELISNYHCRAKLVVGADGAASHIRAFSYPNLKIKSFICIQEWYKEGNTPMLSCIFDKDLTKSYSWSMSKDDYFIFGGAYAHKDSQKMFNEQVARLKSIGFHFGKKIKRESCLVLQPTRWRDFPRGHSGVFLIGEAAGFVNASTLEGISGAMHSSRILAHILNTESMLDTDSIFTESTHAQIPNNALSPYDALNKWRKNLHTRYTKATRMLVLKTLVRSFMRYPFMFIPCLRRLILRLGVLSIRAGLREHTII, encoded by the coding sequence ATGAGCGTGGATTTAGGACAATATGATGTGGCAATTATTGGGCTAGGCGTGGCTGGGAGCAATCTTGCTGCGCTTTTAGAGCCTCATCTTAAAGTAATTGCTATTGATAAAAAAGATATGCAAGGGGATTGCTTTGATAGAGGCTTTCATAAGCCTTGCGGTGGGCTATTATCACAAGGCGCGCAAAAAGCCTTTGCTATGCAGGGCTTAAATCTCCCCAAATCCGTGCTAGTAAGCCCGCAAATTTTTGCCATTAATACCATTGACTTTGGCTACCCCTATGCCTCATATATCCAAAAATGCTATGTGAATATGGAGCGACATCGCTTTGATTTATGGCTTAAATCGCGCATTAAAGCGCATATTAGCGTATTTCATCGCGCCTCTTTTAAGGCTATAAAGCAAAACGAGCAGGGATTATATGAAGTGCATTTCACACAAAGGCAAAATGAGCTAATTTCTAACTATCACTGCCGCGCTAAGCTTGTAGTGGGCGCAGATGGCGCAGCTAGCCATATCCGCGCGTTTAGTTATCCTAATCTTAAGATTAAGAGTTTTATTTGCATTCAAGAATGGTATAAAGAGGGCAATACGCCCATGCTTTCATGCATTTTTGATAAAGATTTGACAAAAAGTTATAGCTGGAGTATGTCAAAAGATGATTATTTTATCTTTGGCGGCGCGTATGCGCATAAGGATTCTCAAAAAATGTTTAATGAGCAAGTAGCGCGACTAAAAAGCATAGGATTTCACTTTGGTAAGAAAATAAAGCGCGAATCTTGCCTCGTGCTACAGCCTACAAGGTGGCGTGATTTTCCGCGTGGGCATAGTGGGGTGTTTCTCATAGGTGAGGCAGCTGGATTTGTGAATGCAAGCACATTGGAGGGCATAAGCGGAGCTATGCACAGCTCTAGAATCTTAGCCCATATTTTAAATACAGAATCTATGCTTGATACAGATTCTATATTTACAGAATCTACGCACGCGCAAATCCCAAACAACGCGCTTTCCCCCTATGATGCGCTTAATAAATGGCGCAAAAATCTTCATACGCGCTACACAAAAGCCACGCGTATGTTAGTGCTAAAAACGCTTGTGCGCTCGTTTATGCGCTATCCATTTATGTTTATCCCATGTCTTAGACGCCTTATCCTGCGCTTGGGTGTGTTGAGCATTAGAGCGGGGTTAAGAGAGCATACTATTATTTAA
- a CDS encoding outer membrane beta-barrel protein, whose protein sequence is MKRYLFMLFMAICVAYAGESGGFIGGSLSLNNTHYSGTYSAVSNGIITQYPHSNDSSDKFGLSVRFGYQKFSADSRFGGRFYVEYNNNGYAAYRDEGGKAHKMDAYALGLNADVLFELVSLNGVVLGIFAGGGVVFDNHKFTNAQYAIYQENPYVNRGATLSGYGLAYQGGVSLSFAGKHRLEFEIKRSGVVSDYDSGFIYVGANAERLELEARGFLSYRVNYAYVF, encoded by the coding sequence ATGAAAAGATATTTATTTATGCTTTTTATGGCGATTTGTGTGGCGTATGCAGGTGAGAGCGGAGGCTTTATAGGCGGGAGTTTAAGCTTAAATAACACCCACTATAGCGGCACTTACAGCGCGGTAAGTAATGGCATAATCACGCAATACCCACATAGCAATGATTCTAGCGATAAATTTGGGCTATCTGTGCGTTTTGGTTATCAAAAATTTAGTGCCGATTCGCGCTTTGGTGGTAGATTCTATGTTGAATACAACAATAATGGCTATGCGGCATATCGCGATGAGGGTGGCAAGGCGCATAAAATGGACGCTTACGCGCTTGGGCTAAATGCTGATGTGCTTTTTGAGCTTGTGAGCTTAAATGGCGTGGTGCTTGGGATTTTTGCCGGTGGAGGCGTGGTGTTTGATAATCATAAATTTACAAACGCGCAATATGCCATTTATCAAGAAAATCCTTATGTAAATAGAGGCGCGACTTTAAGCGGATATGGACTTGCTTATCAAGGTGGCGTATCGCTTAGCTTTGCGGGCAAACATCGCTTGGAGTTTGAAATAAAGCGCAGCGGGGTGGTGAGTGATTATGATTCTGGCTTTATATATGTAGGTGCAAATGCGGAGCGGCTGGAGCTTGAAGCGCGCGGCTTTTTGAGCTATAGAGTGAATTATGCGTATGTGTTCTAG
- a CDS encoding outer membrane beta-barrel protein, with amino-acid sequence MKKIYFFMLSLVLLCTAQDADTKNGAFFAIGGSYTPQMHYDIESSTLKTPLYTGGIKYGARHYFGNMLGLRLYIPIEGGHSNFGDVYNPTNASFASIGMGGDILFDIGSSRRSIGIFAGGEVGYAYYWLDSMHARGVQSNVHLGIALNFNPRFALHLGVKQYINRPQQEKLVISSSISDYGGFVDFVFKLDNGSISREQALRNEIYEKQAKERSLAEEQRISQAQSSSAGSASSGNGFLGAFFGSIIGSIIGNNSSYSRGYYYAPPPLYAPRPPATPRLKNF; translated from the coding sequence GTGAAAAAAATATACTTTTTTATGCTCTCTTTGGTGCTTTTATGCACAGCACAAGATGCAGATACCAAAAATGGCGCATTTTTTGCCATAGGTGGCAGCTACACTCCACAAATGCACTATGATATAGAATCTAGCACGCTCAAAACGCCACTTTACACAGGTGGTATCAAATATGGGGCGCGGCATTATTTTGGCAATATGCTGGGCTTGCGCCTGTATATTCCCATAGAGGGCGGACATAGCAATTTTGGCGATGTGTATAATCCCACAAACGCGAGCTTTGCCTCCATTGGTATGGGTGGAGATATACTTTTTGATATTGGCTCATCTAGGCGCAGTATAGGGATTTTTGCCGGTGGTGAAGTGGGCTATGCGTATTATTGGCTAGATTCTATGCACGCGCGCGGTGTGCAAAGCAATGTCCATTTAGGCATAGCACTTAATTTTAATCCGCGATTTGCCCTGCATTTGGGCGTGAAGCAATACATCAACCGCCCGCAGCAAGAAAAGCTTGTCATAAGTTCGTCTATAAGCGACTATGGTGGGTTTGTGGATTTTGTCTTTAAGCTTGATAATGGCAGCATTTCACGCGAGCAGGCATTAAGAAATGAAATATATGAAAAACAAGCCAAAGAGCGCTCTCTTGCTGAAGAGCAGCGCATTTCACAGGCGCAATCTAGCAGTGCAGGCAGTGCCTCTAGTGGAAATGGCTTTCTGGGCGCATTTTTTGGGAGTATTATTGGCTCAATTATTGGCAATAACTCATCGTATTCAAGAGGCTATTATTATGCCCCGCCTCCATTATATGCGCCTCGCCCACCCGCTACGCCGCGATTAAAAAATTTCTAG
- a CDS encoding CCA tRNA nucleotidyltransferase has protein sequence MALTPLATTDLSLANFSPTHFAPILPKEVLYILKTLHKAGYEAYIVGGCVRDMILCEMHHWNKIPHDYDITTSALPKQVMELFAHTIPTGLKYGTVSVLINKQSYEVTTFRVDGDYSNLRAPDSISFSRSLLEDIKRRDFSINALAYSIESGLVDEVNGVQDLQRGIIACVGDAFLRFNEDALRILRALRFASQLGFSIQAHTKDAICALAPNLKYIASERIRVELTKMLCGQYAHRILREFKEQIAIVAPVQNAQNYQPHSHPKLAWAAFLHNIDIGECREVLGRLKFDNKTKRYILTLLAYYDMSFSLSPLALRRMLVALGGRGVPNALEEINAKNIMRDICVLNANRAGVEAFRALVLDTLHSSLPLSLKELAINGTHLAQCGIAGRQIGKMLSILLDEVLQERLENTPHALISRVLRLKGE, from the coding sequence ATGGCTCTTACTCCTTTGGCGACTACTGATTTATCATTGGCTAATTTTTCTCCCACTCATTTCGCGCCTATTTTGCCAAAGGAGGTGCTTTATATTTTAAAGACATTGCATAAGGCAGGCTATGAGGCTTATATCGTGGGCGGCTGCGTGCGTGATATGATTTTGTGTGAAATGCACCATTGGAATAAAATACCTCACGATTATGATATTACTACTTCTGCGCTGCCCAAACAGGTTATGGAGCTTTTTGCCCATACTATCCCTACAGGGCTAAAATATGGCACGGTGAGCGTGCTTATAAATAAGCAAAGTTATGAGGTTACGACATTTCGCGTAGATGGGGATTATAGCAATTTGCGCGCGCCAGATTCTATAAGCTTTTCACGCTCGCTATTAGAGGATATAAAGCGGCGTGATTTTAGCATAAATGCGCTAGCATATTCTATAGAATCTGGGCTAGTTGATGAAGTAAATGGCGTGCAGGATTTGCAGCGAGGGATTATAGCGTGTGTGGGAGATGCGTTTTTGCGCTTTAATGAGGACGCGTTGCGTATTTTGCGTGCTTTGCGCTTTGCTTCACAGCTTGGTTTTAGCATACAAGCCCATACCAAAGACGCCATTTGTGCGCTAGCACCTAATCTTAAATATATAGCAAGTGAGCGCATAAGGGTAGAGCTTACTAAGATGCTCTGTGGGCAGTATGCGCATAGAATCTTGCGCGAATTTAAGGAGCAAATCGCCATTGTAGCGCCTGTGCAAAATGCGCAAAATTATCAACCGCACAGCCACCCAAAACTCGCTTGGGCAGCGTTTTTGCATAATATAGACATAGGGGAGTGCAGAGAAGTTTTAGGGCGATTAAAATTTGATAATAAAACAAAAAGATATATTTTAACTTTGCTTGCATATTATGATATGTCCTTTAGCTTAAGCCCCCTCGCACTTAGGCGTATGCTTGTGGCGCTAGGTGGGCGAGGTGTGCCAAATGCGCTAGAGGAGATAAATGCTAAGAATATTATGCGTGATATTTGCGTGCTTAATGCTAATAGAGCGGGCGTGGAGGCGTTTAGGGCATTGGTGCTAGATACACTTCATTCATCTTTGCCGCTAAGTCTTAAAGAGTTAGCCATAAATGGCACGCATTTAGCTCAATGCGGCATAGCAGGTAGGCAAATAGGCAAAATGCTTTCTATATTGCTTGATGAGGTGCTGCAAGAGCGGCTAGAAAATACGCCTCATGCCCTTATATCGCGCGTCTTGCGATTAAAGGGGGAATAA
- a CDS encoding class I SAM-dependent methyltransferase: MLYAAENRHFWHIARCEFIYNEVLRAFRRFYKLSPHTQNIKSANTESTYFQEDYKNAKILDVGAGTGSVTRYFLRNGFKHIALGEIYPQGLEYAKSYGISQLFCMDLLDVPFRDEFDCIFAFDVIEHIENDTLVLQNMRKMLKKHERSFIAISVPAHKWLWNAHDELLYHKRRYTKKHLVSLLQKCGFKIESARYFFTAITPLLYLRALLNPAHKAHKQAHTPLRDVPPPFLFNKLLLHLCRFENTLQNLASSFSAPFGGSLFVIARVAK, encoded by the coding sequence ATGTTATATGCAGCTGAAAATAGACATTTTTGGCATATTGCTCGATGTGAGTTTATCTACAATGAAGTGCTAAGGGCATTTCGTAGATTCTATAAACTATCGCCCCACACGCAAAATATAAAATCTGCAAATACAGAATCTACATATTTTCAAGAGGATTATAAAAATGCTAAAATCTTAGATGTGGGCGCTGGTACGGGGAGTGTGACACGATATTTTTTGCGCAATGGCTTTAAGCATATTGCGCTAGGGGAAATCTACCCGCAAGGCTTAGAGTATGCCAAAAGTTATGGCATTTCACAACTATTTTGTATGGATTTGCTTGATGTGCCTTTTAGAGATGAGTTTGATTGCATTTTTGCTTTTGATGTGATTGAGCATATTGAAAATGATACATTGGTGTTGCAAAATATGAGAAAAATGCTTAAAAAACATGAGAGGAGTTTTATCGCCATAAGCGTGCCTGCGCACAAATGGCTATGGAATGCGCATGATGAGCTGCTTTACCACAAGCGGCGATATACTAAAAAGCATTTGGTTTCACTTCTGCAAAAATGTGGCTTTAAGATAGAATCTGCGCGATATTTTTTCACTGCTATTACGCCGCTTTTGTATTTGCGAGCGCTGCTTAATCCCGCTCACAAAGCGCACAAGCAAGCGCATACGCCCCTGCGAGATGTGCCTCCGCCTTTTTTATTCAATAAATTGCTTTTGCATTTATGTCGCTTTGAGAATACTTTACAGAATCTAGCGTCCTCTTTTAGTGCGCCATTTGGCGGCTCGCTTTTTGTGATTGCACGAGTGGCAAAGTAG